In Mustela erminea isolate mMusErm1 chromosome 15, mMusErm1.Pri, whole genome shotgun sequence, the following proteins share a genomic window:
- the LOC116573873 gene encoding proline-rich protein 36 produces the protein MSAAAGAPGGRSFRECLPECGSQQWGASSGRQEGSTGRWSQELRATASPTEFGHRSRPRAAKSSKHGRTCGSEKPVDVQALRKKVGSVTCGPAARAVLSSLLLYITDLQDRPPEPLPARTAEGGESRASHSPESQDAHRRPTCFQLLQAKFMGTGREFRLKKAREVGRLISKDKQGPGRSLVTATINKLLDKAREGAGRPMQDREPPPSQKPRQGLPAGKGTVKNILKIFLAAEKKEVCEEPTAAKGPLPKPTKRGSMLSKLREKFEQSGCLCSEAGVLPLRTEGRKKNLVRRKTHRPETRTLSTAAIASTCLGTPLARFLACTAEPVLAFNIATVVCGPRSWLSHCAKISHSRQGHVLRGGTGASPSMGVIGDGQGQPSGEPTQPPAPWATALGDSLEMAFLGEGTKPIPGLAPSPASHRGGPLPGHEPAGSLLKPASPERARAVGDDGTGSPPAGDTAQHTMAPGEAGPGLWQELQSTGAGMAPKFALTVCSSEDETEGVSLGSEEDVQFALQETFPEQKEAGHIPPLPTPAVQALQGTQSALESPQITVTRPVTYQVPPAPATPPQAVASPHVTVPRLDTCQVPPAPATPPQAVASPHVTVPRLDTCQVPPAPATPPQAVASPHVTVPRLDTCQVPPAPATPPQAVASPHVTVPRLDTCQVPPAPATPPQAVASPHVTVPRLDTCQVPPAPATPPQAVASPHVTVPRLDTCQVPPAPATPPQAVASPHVTVPRLDTCQVPPAPATPPQAVASPHVTVPRLDTCQVPPAPATPPQAVASPHVTVPRLDTCQVPPAPATPPQAVASPHVTVPRLDTCQVPPAPATPPQAVASPHVTVPRLDTCQVPPAPATLHQASGGGDRSSSLLSSEGRGRGGFESARGAFPMGTGSENIRAASTVGGPLQVLSVPPARGATSMGQDLPAAAPQQCPTQGMANTHDFGDSKELQHPEGRAGEDVSELACKKRQWPASGDRLVHGRDTLWHHPMASGNRQTRDSPSVPDHQRDLPTQAGHPVGVSAALGATPSDRTQSDSSSTGEEKILCGRELGGPPRGDSARPGEQATGSTSPGLGSDSPAPFIERPQPAPGAPRWEAATRATESHTAPAAGSVLKSVDSVARGRDLAQEPGGCPLPAFPSLAAVALTQASSPPHSSAPTRCSEHLLESSTRVGLGQRWPEPPESLAAVPLQAADTPLRPAEPRVSVVAQSKASVVAGGRGVPVVHGSPRGGVMTRIPGGAPPTPLGSAAVEPPPSGNQQAEEDKHVLPKEQVPPGAGAPCQPPPPGAAGGQWVGGALQKGPDPPAHSPSVSLVRAGVQDRVEVGDRHQPLAGRGALEEGAAGPVRLDGPPDRGVALWGQKAGPQAIKKGQTQPREVKVGRGAEVGATEVGTGHQCTGKVPEHARGQRARPAERPPWGHSAQDGKNQEPSPPEKPGHPAQAQAGRTAPHIVAGPADSSSEAASAAGGSRRSCRPAPRGSQAEAGAPHQVAESQPIVGRSPWSSGPEPAPGSAGPTPKPGGCEMPCAPAQEGPPEAPEAESGAWEHVRRGRLAHFAKYRAQSFGDQRSFDLSFRPTTIRANDTFELPK, from the exons ATGAGCGCCGCGGCCGGTGCTCCAGGGGGCCGAAGCTTCCGCGAGTGTCTTCCAGAGTGTGGGTCCcagcagtggggagccagctcaggcaggcaggagggcagCACGGGCAGGTGGAGCCAAGAACTCAGGGCCACAGCCTCACCTACAGAGTTTGGACACCGTTCTAGACCTCGTGCAGCCAAGAG ctCCAAGCACGGCAGGACTTGTGGCAGCGAGAAGCCTGTTGACGTCCAAGCCCTGCGGAAGAAGGTCGGCAGTGTGACGTGCGGCCCGGCTGCCCGAGCCGTCCTCAGCAGCCTGCTGCTCTATATCACTGACCTCCAGGACAGGCCCCCGGAGCCGCTGCCCGCCAGGACGGCAGAGGGCGGGGAGAGCAGGGCCAGCCACTCGCCTGAGAGCCAGGACGCCCACCGGCGACCCACGTGCTTCCAGCTCCTGCAGGCCAAGTTCATGGGCACAGGCCGTGAGTTCCGCCTCAAGAAGGCCCGGGAGGTAGGGAGGCTGATATCTAAGGACAAGCAGGGCCCCGGCAGGAGTCTGGTGACCGCTACCATCAACAAGCTCCTGGACAAGGCCCGGGAGGGAGCCGGCCGCCCCATGCAGGACCGGGAGCCGCCCCCCAGCCAGAAACCCCGGCAGGGCCTCCCCGCCGGGAAGGGCACCGTGAAAAACATTCTGAAGATATTCTTGGCCGCAGAGAAGAAGGAGGTCTGTGAGGAGCCCACAGCGGCCAAGGGGCCTCTGCCCAAGCCCACCAAGAGGGGCTCCATGCTGTCCAAGCTGCGGGAGAAGTTCGAGCAGAGTGGTTGTCTTTGCTCCGAGGCTGGCGTGCTGCCGCTCCGCacggagggaaggaagaagaacctGGTGAGGAGGAAGACGCACCGGCCGGAGACGCGCACGCTCAGCACGGCCGCCATTGCCAGCACCTGCCTCGGGACGCCGCTGGCCCGCTTCCTGGCCTGCACCGCGGAGCCTGTGCTGGCCTTCAACATCGCCACTGTCGTCTGCGGCCCCCGGAGCTGGCTGTCCCACTGTGCCAAAATCAGCCATTCCCGGCAAGGGCATGTGCTCCGGGGAGGAACAGGCGCGTCCCCCAGCATGGGGGTCATAGGAGATGGACAGGGACAGCCTAGTGGGGAACCCACACAGCCTCCAGCACCCTGGGCCACGGCTCTTGGGGACAGCCTGGAAATGGCATTCCTGGGTGAGGGGACCAAGCCCATCCCTGGGCTagccccctctcctgcctcccacagGGGTGGGCCCCTTCCTGGCCATGAGCCTGCGGGGTCGCTCCTCAAACCAGCCAGCCCAGAGCGTGCCAGGGCAGTGGGAGACGATGGGACGGGGAGCCCCCCTGCAGGGGACACTGCACAGCACACCATGGCGCCTGGGGAAGCTGGGCCAGGCCTGTGGCAGGAGCTCCAGAGCACAGGAGCCGGGATGGCCCCCAAGTTTGCCCTGACGGTTTGCAGTTCTGAGGATGAAACAGAAGGAGTGAGTCTAGGCTCGGAGGAAGACGTCCAGTTCGCGCTCCAGGAGACTTTCCCGGAACAGAAGGAAGCGGGACATATCCCGCCACTTCCAACGCCTGCGGTCCAGGCCCTGCAGGGCACACAGTCAGCCCTGGAGTCTCCCCAGATAACTGTCACCCGGCCGGTCACATATCAAGTGCCACCAGCTCCTGCCACGCCGCCCCAGGCCGTGGCGTCTCCCCACGTGACTGTCCCACGTCTGGACACCTGCCAAGTGCCACCAGCTCCTGCCACGCCGCCCCAGGCCGTGGCGTCTCCCCACGTGACTGTCCCACGTCTGGACACGTGCCAAGTGCCACCAGCACCTGCCACGCCGCCCCAGGCCGTGGCGTCTCCCCACGTGACTGTCCCACGTCTGGACACGTGCCAAGTGCCACCAGCACCTGCCACGCCTCCCCAGGCCGTGGCGTCTCCCCACGTGACTGTCCCACGTCTGGACACGTGCCAAGTGCCACCAGCACCTGCCACACCTCCCCAGGCCGTGGCGTCTCCCCACGTGACTGTCCCACGTCTGGACACGTGCCAAGTGCCACCAGCACCTGCCACGCCGCCCCAGGCCGTGGCGTCTCCCCACGTGACTGTCCCACGTCTGGACACGTGCCAAGTGCCACCAGCTCCTGCCACGCCGCCCCAGGCCGTGGCGTCTCCCCACGTGACTGTCCCACGTCTGGACACGTGCCAAGTGCCACCAGCACCTGCCACGCCGCCCCAGGCCGTGGCGTCTCCCCACGTGACTGTCCCACGTCTGGACACGTGCCAAGTGCCACCAGCACCTGCCACGCCGCCCCAGGCTGTGGCGTCTCCCCACGTGACTGTCCCACGTCTGGACACGTGCCAAGTGCCACCAGCTCCTGCCACGCCGCCCCAGGCCGTGGCGTCTCCCCACGTGACTGTCCCACGTCTGGACACCTGCCAAGTGCCACCAGCTCCTGCCACGCCGCCCCAGGCCGTGGCGTCTCCCCACGTGACTGTCCCACGTCTGGACACGTGCCAAGTGCCACCCGCACCTGCCACGCTGCACCAGGCATCAGGTGGTGGAGACAGAAGTTCTAGTCTTCTGAGTAGTGAAGGCAGGGGTCGGGGTGGGTTTGAAAGTGCTCGAGGGGCGTTTCCCATGGGGACAGGAAGTGAGAACATCCGAGCAGCCAGCACGGTTGGAGGCCCCCTCCAAGTTCTGAGTGTCCCTCCGGCAAGGGGTGCCACCAGCATGGGTCAGGACCTCCCAGCGGCAGCCCCGCAACAATGTCCCACCCAGGGAATGGCAAACACCCACGATTTTGGAGATTCAAAGGAGCTCCAGCATCCTGAGGGTCGGGCAGGAGAGGACGTGTCTGAGCTGGCCTGCAAGAAGCGTCAGTGGCCAGCATCAGGGGACAGGCTGGTCCATGGCAGGGACACCCTATGGCATCATCCCATGGCCTCAGGGAATCGACAGACAAGGGACAGCCCCTCAGTCCCTGACCATCAGCGAGACCTGCCTACCCAGGCAGGACACCCAGTGGGTGTCTCGGCAGCTCTGGGGGCCACCCCCAGCGACAGAACCCAGTCTGACAGTTCGAGCACTGGGGAAGAGAAGATCCTGTGTGGGCGCGAGCTCGGGGGGCCGCCCCGAGGAGACTCCGCCCGGCCTGGCGAGCAGGCTACAGGGAGCACCAGCCCTGGCCTCGGCAGTGACAGCCCTGCCCCCTTCATCGAACGTCCCCAGCCAGCTCCCGGAGCCCCCAGGTGGGAGGCAGCCACAAGGGCCACAGAGAGCCACACTGCACCAGCAGCAGGCAGCGTTCTGAAGTCTGTAGACAGCGTGGCCAGAGGGCGGGACCTAGCGCAGGAGCCAGGGGGCTGCCCCCTGCCAGCGTTCCCCAGCCTTGCAGCCGTGGCCCTGACCCAGGCCTCTAGCCCCCCGCACAGCTCCGCGCCAACCAGGTGCAGCGAGCACCTGCTCGAGAGTAGCACCCGTGTGGGTTTAGGGCAGCGCTGGCCAGAGCCCCCCGAGTCCCTGGCCGCTGTCCCACTGCAGGCGGCAGACACCCCGCTCAGACCGGCTGAGCCACGAGTGAGTGTCGTGGCTCAGAGCAAAGCTAGCGTggtggcaggaggcagaggggtcCCAGTTGTGCACGGGAGCCCCCGGGGGGGGGTCATGACCCGAATCCCAGGGGgagctccccccacacccctgggcAGTGCTGCGGTGGAGCCTCCACCTTCTGGGAACCAACAGGCCGAGGAGGACAAGCACGTCCTGCCCAAAGAGCAGGTTCCTCCTGGTGCTGGGGCTCCCTGCCAGCCTCCACCACCTGGAGCAGCAGGAGggcagtgggtgggtggggcacTCCAGAAGGGCCCCGACCCCCCGGCACACTCACCATCTGTGTCCCTCGTGAGGGCCGGAGTCCAGGACAGAGTCGAGGTTGGGGACAGGCATCAACCACTGGCAGGCCGGGGGGCACTGGAGGAGGGGGCTGCCGGGCCTGTGAGGCTGGACGGTCCTCCAGACAGGGGCGTGGCTCTGTGGGGCCAGAAGGCTGGGCCACAGGCTATAAAAAAGGGTCAAACACAGCCCAGGGAGGTCAAGGTGGGCCGTGGTGCTGAGGTGGGGGCCACCGAGGTGGGGACAGGTCATCAGTGCACTGGTAAAGTTCCAGAACATGCACGGGGGCAGAGGGCGAGGCCTGCTGAGAGACCCCCTTGGGGACATAGTGCCCAggatggaaagaaccaagaaccATCCCCCCCAGAGAAGCCGGGGCACCCAGCACAGGCTCAGGCCGGCAGGACGGCACCCCACATCGTGGCAGGCCCTGCCGACAGCTCGTCAGAAGCAGCATCTGCTGCGGGTGGGAGCAGGAGGTCCTGCAGACCGGCCCCCAGGGGCAGCCAGGCAGAGGCCGGAGCCCCACACCAGGTGGCAGAAAGCCAGCCTATAGTGGGCAGGAGCCCGTGGTCTTCTGGCCCCGAGCCAGCGCCTGGCTCCGCAGGGCCCACACCCAAGCCCGGGGGCTGCGAGATGCCCTGTGCCCCAGCCCAGGAGGGACCCCCAGAAGCCCCGGAGGCAGAGAGCGGTGCGTGGGAGCATGTGCGGCGCGGAAGGCTGGCGCACTTTGCCAAGTACAGAGCCCAGAGCTTCGGCGACCAGCGGTCCTTCGATCTGTCCTTCCGACCCACAACCATCAGGGCCAACGACACATTCGAACTCCCCAAGTGA